The proteins below come from a single Torulaspora delbrueckii CBS 1146 chromosome 5, complete genome genomic window:
- the TDEL0E03600 gene encoding uncharacterized protein (similar to Saccharomyces cerevisiae YHR022C; ancestral locus Anc_5.266), with protein sequence MSRISFDPNLKEWPLRCFDRSCARICVMGDIGVGKTSLILRWLRGVFEHFEQGAYSEDLYHRSLLMHELHKKNGMEEDDFIDEGDDNLKKYSALDVQILDCDYVDMTYDSVELVTAQIKQCDAFVLCFEPTSRESFENLNGLFHKIVENAENPSITICLTKSDLYLDSEIKIDEVAERLGALGYSMDDDYEEVSAKTGENVDQLFYSVLRKISQYKKQARMAYRKQAVETGEVQDATPSLLQSTPSPSPSLQSAKLTAPARVAAPRSVAARPDEEEKHKQKNACCVIC encoded by the coding sequence ATGTCTAGGATATCATTTGATCCCAATTTAAAAGAATGGCCGTTAAGATGTTTCGACCGATCTTGTGCTAGAATTTGTGTTATGGGAGACATCGGAGTTGGTAAGACTTCGCTAATATTGCGATGGCTAAGAGGTGTAtttgaacattttgaaCAAGGTGCTTATAGTGAGGATTTATATCATCGAAGTTTGCTTATGCATGAGTTGCATAAGAAAAATGGTATGGAGGAGGATGATtttattgatgaaggcgatgataatttgaaaaaatactcGGCATTGGATGTTCAAATTTTGGATTGTGATTATGTGGATATGACGTATGATAGTGTGGAACTTGTAACTGCTCAGATTAAACAGTGCGATGCGTTTGTGTTGTGCTTTGAGCCGACGAGCCGGGAATCGTTTGAAAATCTAAACGGGTTGTTCCATAAGATAGTGGAAAACGCGGAGAACCCATCGATTACGATTTGTTTAACCAAGAGTGATTTGTATTTGGATTCTGAGATCAAGATTGATGAGGTGGCCGAGCGGTTGGGGGCTTTGGGTTATTCTATGGATGACGATTATGAGGAAGTTTCCGCCAAGACTGGTGAAAATGTTGATCAACTCTTTTATTCTGTATTGAGGAAGATTTCTCAATACAAGAAACAGGCTAGAATGGCATATAGAAAGCAGGCTGTAGAGACTGGCGAGGTGCAGGACGCTACGCCATCATTACTACAGTCTACTCCTTCGCCCTCGCCTTCGCTGCAAAGTGCGAAATTAACCGCGCCCGCTAGAGTTGCAGCTCCGAGATCAGTGGCGGCAAGACCTGATGAGGAGGAAAAGCACAAGCAAAAGAATGCATGTTGTGTAATATGTTAA
- the TDEL0E03610 gene encoding 40S ribosomal protein eS27 (similar to Saccharomyces cerevisiae RPS27B (YHR021C) and RPS27A (YKL156W); ancestral locus Anc_5.265) has product MVLVQDLLHPSAASEARKHKLKTLVQSPRSYFLDVKCPGCLNITTVFSHAQTAVTCESCSTVLCTPTGGKAKLSEGTSFRRK; this is encoded by the exons ATG GTTTTAGTTCAAGATTTGTTGCACCCATCTGCTGCTTCTGAAGCCAGAAAACACAAGTTAAAGACTTTGGTTCAATCTCCAAGATCTTACTTCTTGGATGTCAAATGCCCAGGTTGTTTGAACATCACTACTGTGTTCTCTCACGCTCAAACCGCTGTGACTTGTGAATCCTGTTCTACCGTGTTGTGTACTCCAACCGGTGGTAAGGCCAAGTTGTCCGAAGGTACTTCTTTCAGAAGAAAGTAA
- the RSM22 gene encoding tRNA methyltransferase RSM22 (similar to Saccharomyces cerevisiae RSM22 (YKL155C); ancestral locus Anc_5.264) translates to MLRAAGIRCARGIRLHSSIPRREFLDVDIDIECRSTSQQSFGEVVGENANDRVIDRDQLLSHPVSSPYRHESGSLIHGKNAHEARLLPETLQARTYRDQLELNPIVSQAIKNNILSLHLPNNIRRSAANYFVEMYREKLHSPARTEMEVDSHIAAIFVQNYGSIFQSLAELKKRVGPSFEPKRILDVGYGPATGIVALNELMDKNFNPELREAVILSGVEMQKRAKIILSRYLSEIPNKDSALEEATEELQDDITEDKELVGEVMTKKININTKLRNSVPGSSNYDLIILTHQLLKNEERFPMQIDDNVEHYLKLLAPGGYIVIVERGNPLGFEIISRARQIMIRPENYPEEHGKIPRPYMRGSSIKRRPTTEGNDGELEEDAQKLMQEISSRHGEVQAEDMEFEPELLQEMSEENVEEHPNYHLKIIAPCPHHRKCPLQIGNPKYYEYDEGKKLKFCNFQKSIMRPKFNIELKKGKILATRWQEPTDGVGIEGLAKPGTGRPNGRNYEILNYSYLIAQRSQTDSETVSQIDKQREESRAYYDIGSLGDGTQETWPRIINQPIKRKGHVTMDLCGSSGQLEKWVIPKSFDKEIYHDARKAVKGDLWGLDAKTKIKGAANLNVDKFEKLEKERIKKSKTIMKKQDREIAEKYNDIKHDAKGLLEEEVDGLAEVYGYDYTRGSQRKQKLYNKRKIGGSDH, encoded by the coding sequence ATGTTAAGAGCAGCGGGTATCAGATGCGCTAGAGGTATTAGATTGCATTCCAGCATACCGAGACGTGAATTCTTAGATGTCGATATCGATATTGAATGTAGATCGACTTCACAACAATCGTTTGGCGAAGTTGTCGGGGAAAATGCGAACGATCGTGTCATAGATAGAGATCAGTTGCTATCGCATCCAGTGTCCTCACCATATAGACATGAGTCTGGCTCCCTCATACATGGAAAAAATGCTCATGAGGCAAGACTTTTACCCGAGACCCTGCAGGCCAGAACATACAGAGATCAGCTAGAATTGAATCCAATTGTGTCACAGGCCATTAAGAACAATATTTTGTCGTTGCACTTGCCAAACAACATTAGGAGATCTGCTGCCAACTATTTTGTGGAAATGTATCGAGAGAAACTTCATAGCCCAGCCAGAACCGAGATGGAGGTGGACTCACACATTGCAGCtatatttgttcaaaattATGGCTctatctttcaaagtttggcAGAGCTGAAAAAACGAGTAGGACCCTCGTTCGAGCCCAAAAGAATCTTGGATGTGGGTTATGGACCTGCTACAGGTATCGTGGCACTAAATGAGTTGATGGACAAGAACTTCAACCCTGAGCTGAGGGAAGCTGTTATTCTTAGTGGCGTTGAAATGCAAAAAAGAGCCAAGATTATTTTGAGTCGATACCTGAGTGAAATACCTAATAAAGATTCTGCCCTAGAGGAGGCAACTGAAGAATTACAGGATGATATTACTGAGGACAAAGAGTTGGTAGGAGAAGTTATGACAAAAAAGATCAATATTAACACTAAGTTGAGAAACTCGGTACCCGGTTCGAGTAATTATGACCTTATCATCCTAACACAtcagttgttgaagaatgaGGAACGCTTCCCGATGCAAATCGATGACAATGTAGAGCACTATCTGAAATTACTGGCGCCCGGTGGCTACATCGTTATTGTAGAGCGTGGTAACCCCCTTGGATTCGAGATTATCAGTAGAGCAAGGCAAATCATGATAAGACCTGAAAATTATCCAGAAGAACATGGTAAAATTCCAAGACCTTATATGAGGGGCTCTTCGATCAAACGGCGCCCCACAACTGAAGGCAATGATGGTGAGCTCGAGGAAGACGCCCAAAAGCTGATGCAAGAGATAAGTTCTCGGCATGGAGAAGTTCAGGCAGAGGATATGGAATTCGAACCAGAATTGTTACAAGAGATGAGTGAAGAAAATGTAGAAGAGCATCCAAATTACCATTTAAAAATTATAGCACCATGTCCTCATCATAGAAAGTGTCCTCTGCAGATCGGCAACCCCAAATACTACGAATACGATGAAGGTAAGAAGCTAAAATTCTGCAATTTCCAAAAATCAATAATGAGACCTAAATTTAAcatagaattgaagaaaggtaaAATTCTAGCGACTCGTTGGCAAGAACCTACAGATGGTGTCGGAATAGAAGGTCTTGCTAAACCCGGCACTGGTAGACCCAACGGCCGCAATTACGAAATCTTAAATTATTCGTATCTGATCGCCCAGAGATCTCAAACAGATTCAGAGACcgtttctcaaattgacaaacagagagaagaaagtagAGCATATTATGATATTGGGTCTTTAGGTGATGGCACACAGGAGACTTGGCCAAGGATAATCAATCAGCCGATAAAGAGGAAAGGCCACGTAACGATGGATCTATGTGGTTCATCGGGACAACTAGAGAAATGGGTTATACCGAAATCTTTCGATAAAGAAATTTATCATGATGCTCGAAAGGCAGTTAAAGGTGACTTGTGGGGATTAGACGCCAAGACAAAGATCAAAGGCGCTGCAAACTTGAACGTAgacaaatttgaaaaattagaGAAGGAACGgatcaagaaatcgaaaACGATtatgaagaagcaagatAGAGAGATTGCAGAGAAATACAACGACATCAAGCACGATGCCAAGGGCCTcttagaagaagaagtggatGGCCTAGCAGAAGTTTACGGCTACGATTACACCAGAGGTTCTCAAAGAAAGCAAAAGCTCTACAACAAGCGAAAAATTGGTGGCAGTGATCATTAA
- the SRP102 gene encoding Signal recognition particle receptor subunit beta (similar to Saccharomyces cerevisiae SRP102 (YKL154W); ancestral locus Anc_5.263), translating into MLGIPVLLAIILVLVTSSFLLILQRNTGRLIPNAKTANKNREPTFVIAGPSYSGKTCLYNLLTMDKLRNTVMSQEPSVTHSFKLPGSPAVRLMEFPGHLKLRGKLLTELKNSTNIKGLIYVIDSTVDPKELTKTAEFLFQIIQLTEREKNGVDILLACNKSDSFAARQPLKIKSVLETEIEKIIQRKRNSLDTVSGSLNRTNEGEDKEESEWDNMELFESANGFRFEVLEGNVDAFEGSVSKRNIGKWDCWIRERAVN; encoded by the coding sequence ATGCTGGGTATTCCCGTACTTTTGGCAATCATTCTGGTGCTGgtaacttcttcattccTTCtaatccttcaaagaaatacTGGGAGACTGATTCCAAATGCAAAAACTGCGAACAAGAATAGGGAACCAACGTTTGTCATAGCAGGCCCTTCATACAGTGGTAAGACATGTCTGTACAATTTGTTGACCATGGATAAACTGAGAAATACTGTGATGTCTCAAGAGCCAAGTGTTACGCACAGTTTCAAATTACCGGGAAGTCCTGCGGTTAGATTAATGGAGTTCCCAGGCCACTTGAAGCTTCGCGGTAAGTTGCTAACcgaattgaagaattccaCCAATATCAAAGGTTTGATTTACGTGATAGATTCTACTGTCGACCCCAAGGAATTGACTAAGACTGCTGAGTTTTTATTCCAGATTATACAGCTGACTGAGCGTGAGAAGAATGGTGTCGACATCTTACTCGCCTGCAATAAGTCCGATTCTTTTGCCGCTAGGCAACCattaaagatcaagagTGTCTTGGAAACAGAGATTGAGAAGATCATTCAAAGGAAACGTAATTCCCTAGATACAGTATCTGGCTCACTGAACCGTACCAACGAAGGTGAAGATAAGGAAGAATCCGAATGGGACAACATGGAGTTATTCGAGTCAGCTAACGGCTTCAGGTTCGAAGTTTTGGAAGGAAACGTAGATGCCTTTGAAGGTAGTGtctcaaagagaaatatCGGCAAATGGGATTGCTGGATCCGTGAGAGAGCTGTTAATTAG
- the TDEL0E03640 gene encoding uncharacterized protein (similar to Saccharomyces cerevisiae YIL102C-A; ancestral locus Anc_5.262), with the protein MNRFILLTVLFLYYAAWLLLPVFDLDGKLVMFPLPSIYAVYLPIGLLIVGFTIVGTFLGTILLLDPQEKPKSK; encoded by the coding sequence ATGAATAGATTCATTCTACTCACTGTGCTGTTCCTATACTACGCAGCATGGCTACTTCTGCCGGTGTTTGATCTCGATGGGAAGCTAGTCATGTTCCCTTTGCCGAGTATATATGCTGTGTATCTTCCCATCGGTTTACTGATCGTTGGCTTCACGATAGTGGGAACGTTTCTAGGCACTATATTGCTTCTGGATCCCCAGGAAAAGCCAAAATCTAAATAG
- the NUP192 gene encoding Nup192p (similar to Saccharomyces cerevisiae NUP192 (YJL039C); ancestral locus Anc_5.261) has protein sequence MTMNWSAGEFESLYNGIESGEIDRKLFDEVLLDLQSLNLNDGKFKNSDSRARLEKGEITLSDGNTYKINQDFMIAAIAVSDELNLDEMVVCEIMLADCNVESLEKDEGIALVNKAKINYFVRRQYILQIVTFLVNYLDPDSPLYIELLANGKLVSNILRAFGYIHTQLGDIKQSISKAKILDSYHALAQQNVKFKQDFLLREYDILSQILHGLMTKGALMSKEHLTKIISHVSEMQSNDFFIIYYLPAIFYAFGNMNKLLDQDVRSIHDEFLKDLKSQSIYTKPVKVSLIFVFLSYFIGWCKLEPEKRANTMDFAVTVDEPMTRAVEYGAIEQLLIFAADTSLVERDASIDLYYDMRSLLERHIPRLIPIQLTDNQTELQQQQQQQQQFYSHAPLPGSHSNSSQQLNNDRSSAVVLSKQTNSFFLATFHDVIRTIIADCAFLLTKIKDAEEDSLLSGEDLDLDDIALKADLERFFLTIYYFYASRPDYSKLFWQDKESNAYGFIEWSAKCHDSLMRSCFYLMISSLSYGTENSLSVYHYFVANDSVSWNIIAQCISDYIVKISNLTTRVQQRQQKQDSEEIDSTLVALEDGLNEEAIIFISSLFTLIGSVANDVDEDIKSTLSNLFADILFEFAKLDTPLIGACLKTLSHLVPNSESKRSNFWYSLDSLIFKSSQSVITPDSYRAAFTSTFTNFSEVVGFLSLFQKLLSINSMDSDSGYMSFGKLAFPSKLGRGYRKTGISPYLDYIFQEILVHSNQLQDSFKTRCIQLPVLRIAEDALRSFDYNVILNSIPAGANLDRLVDTEDFASYVQECPATIAFNYLFTEKVYKCILDIASIGVDSINIDLVGEQEQLLLINLSVKVVGIVLDFQEPYVEEFVPIVTKQGDIDSFIPKDFGLHGLRSFYDALFFNLSVVAHLGLYVGLDNFELASNSLHLLEKLAIRYTGEESPFAVKSKLLTIFDSVDESARIKDGFISQIEKPIDCEEALTLKLELLDFINENLSFTDPTITISHFLLGFQVSNILSTGPNLSTFINSDSSLLKSIMALLEASLENVNQTRIDCAPMRLAASAICIIIKLCRNHVTSRMVLDYLATHRLFERIIELDPQVDAHTSWNGRVFDVKKASRAKDFIQTESLGALLSFLSYRSDLLQYFSLSIHRLASSGRKSQIQSQIELLTSNTLQSAGIFSMLSTLNYGDIPALEDSMDSLTIFKTLPLNLDAVTLGNNCHGNIYNYYAIDSLARLSWRFKRESATAPENRSLTFEQVAQEIDVIHQNIAYILARQTFTKRQLCILHSWVQLVEIIVSDGELTALDRSSFILEVFGATIPKINDYIEFDISFSEELVSLAVTLFAVYQKDRVSIDNFQTVDTRLYNLFKTCIYGINSPLSSFSIRSDFYVLANSYLVRVLEDERLAKQILQGLKMNNEVLVEVICKDTIYGQGTNRITSVFLLDSLVRLGDLNKGNFILDSLTKNTQLLLIIRSIKNTDSLFSSPGSVAIDDLLYELTAFKTVVYLLIRIAESRNGANALIQNKLFRVIEDCQFLKLDPDLGLELVFDELAIHNSSFMSINVSLDKPLFLGKDANGISLFELIVPVFQLLAAVLLSMGSSNAMVINEVKKLLIKYRRLTLGVMKRDALRDTNEKYSSSNSNLEGLEKMVKLVVLLCTLTGYHGEES, from the coding sequence ATGACTATGAATTGGTCGGCTGGTGAGTTCGAGTCCCTTTACAATGGCATTGAAAGTGGAGAAATAGATCGTaaattgtttgatgaaGTGCTATTAGATTTgcaaagtttgaatttAAATGATGGcaaattcaagaacagTGATAGCCGAGCTCGATTAGAAAAGGGTGAAATTACTTTATCAGATGGAAACACGTATAAGATTAATCAGGATTTTATGATCGCAGCGATTGCAGTATCTGACGAACTTAATCTAGACGAAATGGTTGTATGCGAGATTATGCTTGCCGACTGTAACGTTGAGAGTTTGGAAAAGGATGAAGGTATTGCGTTGGTTAACAAAGCCAAGATAAACTATTTTGTTAGAAGACAAtatattttgcaaattGTGACATTTCTGGTGAACTACCTTGATCCTGATAGCCCGCTTTATATCGAGCTGTTGGCAAATGGGAAGTTAGTATCCAACATACTGAGAGCATTCGGCTATATTCATACACAGCTAGGTGATATCAAGCAGTCCATTAGCAAGGCAAAGATTCTCGACAGTTACCATGCATTGGCACAACAGAATGTCAAATTCAAACAAGATTTTCTGCTGAGGGAGTATGACATATTGAGTCAGATTCTTCATGGTTTGATGACCAAAGGAGCCTTGATGAGTAAAGAACATTTAACAAAGATAATAAGCCATGTTTCCGAGATGCAAtcaaatgatttcttcataATATATTACCTGCCAGCGATCTTTTACGCTTTTGGTAACATGAACAAACTTCTAGACCAAGATGTAAGGTCTATtcatgatgaatttttaaAGGATCTAAAATCTCAAAGCATTTACACAAAACCAGTAAAGGTCTCATTGATCTTTGTCTTCCTCTCGTACTTCATTGGCTGGTGTAAATTAGAACCTGAAAAGAGGGCCAATACTATGGATTTTGCCGTGACGGTGGACGAACCAATGACTAGAGCTGTAGAATATGGGGCGATCGAGCAATTATTAATTTTTGCCGCTGATACTTCTCTAGTAGAGAGAGACGCTAGTATCGATCTTTACTATGATATGAGATCATTGCTAGAGCGTCACATCCCTAGGCTGATACCCATCCAGTTGACAGACAATCAAACGGAActtcaacagcagcaacagcaacaacaacaattttACAGTCATGCTCCTCTACCTGGGTCTCATAGTAATAGTTCACAGCAGCTGAATAATGACAGATCTTCAGCTGTAGTACTCTCGAAGCAAACCAACTCTTTTTTCCTGGCAACTTTTCACGATGTTATAAGAACCATTATTGCGGACTGCGCATTCTTGCTTACGAAGATTAAGGAcgcagaagaagattcacTGTTATCGGGAGAAGATCTTGATCTAGATGACATCGCCTTGAAGGCggatttggaaagattcTTCCTCACGATTTACTATTTCTACGCGTCGAGACCTGATTACTCCAAACTATTTTGGCAGGATAAGGAATCAAATGCTTATGGTTTCATCGAATGGTCGGCTAAATGTCATGATAGTTTAATGAGATCATGCTTTTACCTAATGATTTCCAGTTTATCTTACGGAACCGAAAACTCTCTAAGCGTTTATCACTACTTTGTGGCTAATGACAGTGTCTCATGGAATATCATTGCTCAATGCATTAGCGACTATATCGTAAAGATCAGTAATCTGACAACACGAGTTCAGCAAAGGCAACAAAAACAGGACTCAGAGGAAATAGACTCTACGTTAGTTGCGTTAGAAGATGGCCtgaatgaagaagctatcattttcatttcttcattGTTCACTTTGATTGGATCAGTTGCAAATGACGTTGACGAGGATATTAAAAGCACTCTGTCGAACCTCTTCGCAGAcattctctttgaattcgCAAAATTGGACACACCTCTAATTGGAGCATGCTTGAAAACGTTAAGCCATCTAGTACCCAACTcagaatcaaagagatcaaacTTCTGGTATTCTTTAGACTCGTTAATCTTCAAGTCTAGTCAGTCTGTAATCACCCCTGATTCTTACAGAGCAGCCTTCACTTCGACTTTTACCAACTTTTCCGAGGTTGTCGGCTTTTTGAGCCTTTTCCAAAAACTATTATCCATCAATTCCATGGATAGCGACAGTGGTTACATGTCCTTTGGTAAACTTGCATTCCCAAGTAAACTTGGGCGTGGATATAGGAAAACAGGCATCAGTCCTTATCTCGACTacattttccaagaaattttaGTGCACTCCAATCAATTACaagattctttcaagacaaGATGCATTCAATTGCCCGTCCTGAGAATTGCAGAGGACGCCCTCCGTTCGTTTGACTATAATGTTATTTTGAATTCGATTCCAGCAGGTGCTAATCTTGACCGGTTAGTAGACACGGAAGATTTTGCGTCTTATGTTCAGGAATGCCCAGCAACAATTGCCTTCAACTACCTTTTTACAGAAAAAGTCTACAAATGCATTTTGGATATCGCTTCTATTGGGGTTGACAGTATCAATATTGACTTGGTCGGCGAACAAGAGCAATTGCTTCTCATCAATCTATCTGTTAAGGTGGTGGGTATTGTCTTGGATTTCCAAGAGCCTtatgttgaagaatttgtgCCAATCGTGACAAAACAAGGTGACATAGACAGCTTTAtaccaaaagattttgGTTTACACGGATTGCGTTCTTTTTATGACgctttgttcttcaatttatcagTTGTTGCCCATCTCGGCTTATATGTCGGCTTAGACAATTTTGAACTAGCATCGAACTCCTTACATTTGCTTGAAAAGCTTGCAATTCGTTATACAGGTGAGGAATCCCCATTTGCCGTAAAGAGTAAGCTCTTAACAATATTCGATTCTGTGGATGAGTCTGCACGCATCAAGGATGGATTCATATCGCAAATCGAGAAACCGATTGATTGTGAGGAAGCTCTCACTTTGAAACTCGAGCTCCtagatttcatcaatgagaACTTGTCATTCACGGATCCTACTATTACTATCTCTCACTTCCTGCTAGGTTTTCAAGTCTCTAATATTCTCTCCACCGGACCTAATCTATCAACCTTCATCAACTCTGATTCTTCCTTATTGAAATCCATCATGGCTTTGCTTGAAGCATCTCTCGAAAACGTTAATCAAACCAGGATAGATTGCGCTCCAATGAGGCTAGCCGCCTCAGCTATATGCATAATAATAAAACTTTGTCGTAATCATGTCACTTCCCGTATGGTCTTGGATTACTTGGCGACACATCGGCTGTTCGAAAGAATTATAGAGCTCGATCCTCAGGTTGACGCGCACACATCGTGGAATGGAAGGGTTTTCGACGTTAAGAAGGCATCTAGAGCTAAGGATTTCATCCAAACAGAGTCCCTAGGTGCGTTGTTATCATTCTTGAGCTATAGAAGCGATTTACTCCAGTATTTTAGTTTGTCCATTCACAGGCTGGCTTCGAGTGGAAGAAAATCACAGATACAATCCCAGATTGAACTATTGACCTCGAACACCCTCCAATCTGCAGGAATTTTTTCCATGCTAAGCACTCTAAACTATGGAGATATACCCGCACTCGAGGATTCTAtggattctttgacaaTATTTAAAACACTTCCGCTCAATTTGGATGCTGTGACCCTGGGGAATAATTGCCATGGGAACATCTATAACTATTATGCGATTGATTCACTGGCAAGATTATCGTGGAGGTTCAAAAGGGAGTCCGCAACTGCTCCCGAGAATCGCAGCTTAACCTTTGAACAGGTCGCACAGGAGATTGACGTTATACACCAGAACATCGCTTATATTTTGGCTCGTCAGACGTTCACGAAACGGCAACTGTGCATCCTGCACTCATGGGTTCAACTAGTAGAAATCATTGTATCAGATGGTGAGCTAACTGCTCTTGATCGTTCAAGCTTTATTTTGGAGGTGTTTGGAGCCACAATACCCAAAATCAATGATTATATTGAGTTTGATATATCATTCTCAGAGGAGCTGGTTTCGCTCGCTGTCACATTATTTGCAGTCTATCAGAAAGATCgtgtttcaattgataatTTCCAAACCGTCGACACCAGGCTTTACAATCTGTTTAAAACATGCATTTACGGTATTAACTCCCCACTATCATCATTTTCTATTCGATCAGATTTTTATGTGCTTGCCAATAGCTATTTGGTAAGAGTACTTGAAGACGAGAGGCTGGCGAAGCAGATACTACAGGGTCTAAAGATGAACAACGAGGTGCTTGTCGAGGTTATCTGCAAGGACACTATTTATGGCCAAGGGACGAACAGGATAACGAGTGTTTTTTTGCTGGATTCCTTAGTTCGTCTAGGAGACCTCAACAAAGGTAATTTCATATTAGACTCCCTCACGAAGAATACACAGCTACTTTTGATCATACGTTCCATAAAGAACACTGACTCATTGTTCAGCTCTCCCGGAAGCGTCGCCATCGATGATCTTCTATACGAGCTAACTGCGTTCAAAACTGTGGTCTATTTGTTGATCCGCATTGCTGAGAGCCGAAATGGTGCTAATGCATTAATTCAGAATAAGTTATTCCGAGTAATTGAGGATTgccaatttttgaagcttgaTCCAGATCTCGGATTAGAACTAGTATTCGATGAGCTAGCAATCCACAACTCCAGCTTTATGTCGATCAACGTCAGTTTGGATAAACCGCTATTCCTTGGAAAGGATGCCAATGGGATATCCCTTTTCGAATTAATTGTGCCCgtttttcaattgcttgcTGCTGTCCTGCTGAGTATGGGAAGCTCGAACGCGATGGTTATTAATGAGGtcaagaaacttctcaTTAAATACAGACGGCTGACGTTGGGAGTTATGAAGAGGGATGCGCTAAGAGACACAAACGAAAAGTACAGTTCCTCGAACTCCAATCTCGAAGGTCTGGAAAAGATGGTAAAATTGGTCGTACTACTTTGCACACTAACGGGTTATCACGGTGAAGAAAGCTAA